AGAAGTGAAGAGTGTCATCCGCAATCGTGTAGGTGGGGAACCAGTACTTATCGTCGATCTGCTCTCGGTAGGTGGTAAATGAAGGGAAAAGATTTTCCTGTCCTTTGCCCTTTCTCAAGTCCGGGACCGTTTTCCCATAGGTTTTCACGATCTGAAGGTCGGTCGTGTCCACCCAGAGCCGTCCCTGGAAATACCGCTTGCCTTTGTCGATTTTTTTCGGAACGATGTCGAATACATAGGTATCAAGTTCGTCCACTCGCTGTGTGCCGATATACCGGATATTATAATCCGGAATTTCGTCGCTGGTAAGAACGAAAGGAAGTCTTTTTCGGATATCGTCGAGATCCTCTGGTGACATGCTGATGCGAACCAGGGTTGATAGCGGCGCGTAGGTGACTTTTTCCTTGAGTTCGCCTTTGTCGTCAAAGACGATGTCGAATTCTTCCTGGTATTGGCCATCTATTTTTCCATCACTCTCGACGGTTTGAACGAGCACCGATTGATGGTAGGTGTATTGCTCGCGCGCGAGCTTGAATTCTTTTTCTTTGGCCGCGAATTTCCGGACGATCTCGTCTGGCGCTATTTTTGGAGGAGCCTGGTTAACCGGACCTTCTTGGGCATGCATGACTGAAAAGGCGGCAAGAAGCATGCCCGGTAGCATATAAGCGTGAAAGCGCATAAGAACCCCTTTCTTTTCAAAGAACAATGTAGTAGAGGAAGTGTGAGCGGAAAAACGGTAAATGTCAATTAAGAAAGCCGAGCATTGTGCGCTCCGGGCGTTATCGGTTTTTCCAGACCCGCTCGTACCAGTATGTTGCCATGGTGCCCAAGCTCCAAAGGAAGAAAAAGAACGCCACAAACCATCCGAGAACCGGAATGGTGTGTATGAGTGCAAGAGCCGCAACTCCAAGCGTTACCGATTTCCAGTGTAGTTCCAGAGATTTTTTTGTTATAAGATGCCAAAGCCGTTCTCCGGCAAGTACTCCCATGAACACGCAGGAGAAGGCGAGTATGACCAAATACCACAAGAGTCCCAGGGCGGCAAAGAATATGCCCACAACTGTAAGGGCAGACAGTACAATGGCTGCGGGTACGACGATAAGAACGATAAATCCTGTCAGAATGTTCATGCCCAAGCGCTTATGTGCGCGCTCCAAGAGTTCTTTCGTTCTATTTTTGAACAGATGCACGAGGATCAAGGTGGTAAAAAGAGCAATGCCGAATTTCAAAACAAACAGCATGCTTCCCAGAATATGCCGTGCAGTGTCGAATTTTTTCTTGTTTCCCGGAAGTTTTTTTGCTTCCACCTCTCCAAGGATTCGCGCCGATGGGTCAATAAATGCTGTTCGGGAAGAACGGTACGTAAGGGTTCCATTAATGAGCGCAAGAGAGCCTACGGTTATGTTTTTTCCTGTTGCCCCTACATTTCCCCCGACAAATCCATTAAGGAAAATATTCCCCCCGGCCGCTTTTACATTTCCGGCTATCTTGCCATCAAGCGATATTTTGCCTCCCGCGGCCAGCACATCCCCTCCTACATAAGCATCCGGCAGAATATGTATCTCGCCTCCCGCGGCCAGCACATCTCCACTTATCGTGCCGCTGATAAGAACCGTGCCGCCGGCCACACGAACATCATCGGTAACGCTTCCCGTGATATGCATTGAGCCGCCAGCGACAAGTACGTCCCCCTCAACGCGTCCCGAAAGCCGTATGTCGCCACCCGCGGCAACCAGGTCGCCCATAACGAGGCCGTTCACGATCGTCGTACGTCCTGCCGTATAAAGATCTCCCGAAATAGACTCGTTTTCCTGCACGAGAGACGCGGGTCCGGTTTTGAAAGAAGCGGCAAAAACTCCCGCAGGGATGAGAAGTGCTCCCAATAGAAGACCCAAGGTCTTTTGTATATGCATATGCTTTTATTAAATGATAATAGTTCGCATATTAAGTATACTCGTATTCCGACCCTTCTCCAATGAGGCTATGCGTGTCTCCACAAAGGCTCTTTGACGTCTCAAAGAGCGTCCTGCTACAATGAGAGCGTATGAGCCTCTACCGTGAATATCGTTGTAAACATTGTGAAAAACTTCTTTTCAAGGGGCTGTTGATTGAGAGCGAAGTGGAAAT
This genomic stretch from bacterium harbors:
- a CDS encoding polymer-forming cytoskeletal protein; its protein translation is MHIQKTLGLLLGALLIPAGVFAASFKTGPASLVQENESISGDLYTAGRTTIVNGLVMGDLVAAGGDIRLSGRVEGDVLVAGGSMHITGSVTDDVRVAGGTVLISGTISGDVLAAGGEIHILPDAYVGGDVLAAGGKISLDGKIAGNVKAAGGNIFLNGFVGGNVGATGKNITVGSLALINGTLTYRSSRTAFIDPSARILGEVEAKKLPGNKKKFDTARHILGSMLFVLKFGIALFTTLILVHLFKNRTKELLERAHKRLGMNILTGFIVLIVVPAAIVLSALTVVGIFFAALGLLWYLVILAFSCVFMGVLAGERLWHLITKKSLELHWKSVTLGVAALALIHTIPVLGWFVAFFFFLWSLGTMATYWYERVWKNR